One Camelina sativa cultivar DH55 chromosome 3, Cs, whole genome shotgun sequence genomic window carries:
- the LOC104777202 gene encoding glycine-rich protein A3-like, with amino-acid sequence MGKDKHHEQDKGFFSHHNHHGHGYPPGAYPPPPGAYPPPGAYPPQGYPPPPHGYPPAAYPPPPGAYPPAGYPGPSGPRPGLGGGVGGLIAGAATAAAAVMGGQHAGHHGGYGHHGHGKYKRGFFGGGKYKRGKHSMFGGGKYKRGKHGMFGGKRGKHGMFGRRKWK; translated from the exons ATGGGTAAAGACAAGCACCACGAACAAGACAAAGGATTCTTCTCACATCATAACCATCACGGACATGGGTATCCTCCGGGAGCTTATCCTCCACCACCTGGAGCTTATCCTCCACCGGGGGCTTACCCTCCACAAGGTTATCCTCCGCCACCTCACGGCTATCCACCGGCCGCTTATCCACCACCTCCCGGCGCTTATCCTCCTGCCGGTTATCCCGGACCCTCCGGTCCTCGTCCAG GTCTTGGAGGAGGAGTCGGGGGATTGATAGCAGGAGCGGCAACAGCGGCCGCGGCTGTAATGGGAGGTCAACACGCAGGTCATCACGGAGGCTACGGGCACCACGGCCACGGAAAATACAAAAGAGGGTTTTTTGGAGGAGGAAAGTACAAGCGAGGGAAGCATAGTATGTTCGGAGGAGGGAAGTACAAGCGTGGCAAGCACGGCATGTTCGGTGGCAAACGAGGCAAGCATGGCATGTTCGGACGAAGGAAGTGGAAATGA
- the LOC104777203 gene encoding upstream activation factor subunit UAF30-like codes for MAAISRVFGGFRTLMAKAATAEAVTVAGAAGKEGKGVFKVFTVSQPLASFAGESQLTRGTAVKKVWEYVKLHNLQNPANKREIHCDAKLKTIFDGKDKVGITEVMKLLSPHFPKSV; via the exons atggcggcaatttctagggtttttggaGGGTTCAGGACACTGATGGCGAAGGCGGCGACTGCTGAGGCCGTTACTGTCGCTGGAGCTGCTGGTAAAGAAGGAAAAGGGGTGTTCAAGGTGTTCACAGTCTCGCAGCCGTTGGCTAGTTTCGCCGGAGAAAGCCAACTCACTCGTGGTACCGCCGTGAAGAAGGTTTGGGAGTATGTTAAGCTTCACAATCTCCAG AATCCGGCGAACAAGAGGGAGATACACTGCGATGCTAAGTTGAAGACGATTTTCGATGGAAAAGACAAAGTTGGAATCACAGAGGTCATGAAGCTCCTGTCACCACATTTTCCCAAATCTGTTTGA